The following proteins are encoded in a genomic region of Montipora foliosa isolate CH-2021 chromosome 10, ASM3666993v2, whole genome shotgun sequence:
- the LOC137973488 gene encoding alpha-ketoglutarate-dependent dioxygenase alkB homolog 7, mitochondrial-like, which translates to MADTRVLNFCKSLFSSRFSAIHVKSFRYFTRYLSSKASDFRVERDRVSFITEGCSIEELEKVQDLVVGNLEICEEFVSEEEEGLLLKEVEPYLKRQKYQYDHWDDAIHGYRETEKSRWSQESLSIFQRIRDVSFGPKLELLPHVHVLDLDKAGYIKPHIDSIKFCGDIISGVSLLSPSIMRFKHEKFCNVKVDALLRPRSLYIIRNAVRYEFSHEILSEDESVWKGEVIPRGRRISLILRCQPSQS; encoded by the exons atggcggacacacGGGTACTTAACTTTTGTAAATCGTTGTTTTCATCGCGATTTTCTGCGATCCACGTGAAATCTTTCCGTTACTTTACAAGATATTTATCATCCAAGGCCTCTGATTTTAGGGTCGAGAGGGATAGGGTATCATTTATAACAGAAGGCTGCAGCATCGAGGAACTTGAAAAGGTCCAAGATCTAGTTGTTGGGAATTTAGAAATTTGCGAAGAGTTTGTATCTGAAGAAGAGGAGGGCTTACTCCTAAAGGAGGTTGAACCATATTTGAAAAGACAAAAGTATCAATATGATCACTGGGACGAT GCAATTCATGGCTATAGGGAAACAGAGAAATCAAGATGGAGTCAAGAATCTTTGTCAATATTTCAGAGAATAAGAGATGTATCTTTCGGGCCTAAGTTAGAACTTTTGcctcatgtacatgtattggaCTTGGACAAAGCTGG ctATATCAAACCACACATAGATAGCATTAAG ttttgtGGGGACATCATATCTGGTGTTAGTCTTCTGTCTCCCTCAATTATGAGGTTTAAACATGAGAAGTTTTGTAATGTCAAGGTTGATGCCCTTCTCAGACCAAGATCACTGTACATAATAAG gaaTGCAGTGAGGTACGAATTTAGTCACGAAATATTAAGTGAAGATGAATCTGTTTGGAAGGGAGAGGTTATCCCTAGAGGAAGAAGAATATCACTGATTCTCAGATGCCAACCATCGCAATCATAA